In Rutidosis leptorrhynchoides isolate AG116_Rl617_1_P2 chromosome 2, CSIRO_AGI_Rlap_v1, whole genome shotgun sequence, one genomic interval encodes:
- the LOC139889511 gene encoding uncharacterized protein, producing the protein MTSNAIQSIVKRSERKLHHLENPLPEAPRETASASVRNAYTKQYNEQLELSCLMLASMTSELQKNLVDYNAYDMIEELKTMFQQQAEQELFETVKAFHACKHELGKPISQYVLKMKGYLDQLEGLGYAMPPVFGVHLILTSLSKDYDGFVMNYNMHYMEKTIPELDAMLKQAEKGLPKKTPAVLTIKEGKIQKRKSQAASGKGKGKGKQAYTPKKKIPPPAKK; encoded by the exons ATGACATCAAACGCAATTCAATCC ATTGTCAAAAGGTCTGAAAGGAAGTTGCACCATCTGGAAAATCCTTTACCTGAGGCCCCACGTGAGACTGCTAGTGCTTCTGTTCGTAATGCCTATACTAAACAGTATAACGAACAACTTGAATTATCATGTCTTATGCTTGCTAGCATGACCTCTGAGCTCCAAAAGAACTTAGTGGACTACAATGCATATGACATGATTGAGGAACTCAAGACGATGTTCCAACAGCAAGCAGAACAGGAACTGTTTGAAACTGTGAAAGCATTTCACGCTTGCAAACATGAGTTGGGGAAACCGATTAGCCAATATGTCTTGAAGATGAAAGGCTATCTGGATCAATTGGAGGGCCTAGGTTATGCTATGCCACCAGTTTTTGGAGTGCACTTGATACTTACTTCACTATCCAAGGACTATGAtggatttgtaatgaattacaatatgcattaCATGGAAAAAACCATTCCCGAGCTGGATGCAATGCTTAAACAAGCTGAGAAGGGGCTACCAAAGAAGACTCCTGCGGTCTTAACCATAAAGGAAGGTAAAATTCAGAAAAGAAAGTCGCAAGCTGCTAGTGGAAAGGGAAAAGGAAAGGGTAAGCAAGCTTACACTCCCaagaagaaaattccaccaccAGCAAAGAAATAG